From Proteiniborus ethanoligenes, a single genomic window includes:
- the rimP gene encoding ribosome maturation factor RimP, whose translation MKKNVLEDMVTKMVLPILDNYEFELVDLEYTKEGPHFYLKVFIDKPGGITIDDCQKVSEQLSELLDEKDPIDDNYFLEVSSPGLDRPLKKDKDLEKSIGKDIEISLYKQVDGKKKYIGRLTKFDEKSILISDEKENIIEIDREIISKINLAIKF comes from the coding sequence ATGAAAAAAAATGTTCTTGAAGACATGGTTACCAAAATGGTACTTCCAATATTAGATAATTATGAGTTTGAATTAGTTGATTTAGAATATACTAAAGAAGGTCCTCACTTTTACTTGAAGGTATTTATTGATAAACCAGGTGGAATAACTATAGATGATTGCCAAAAGGTTAGTGAACAATTAAGCGAATTACTTGATGAAAAAGATCCAATAGATGACAATTATTTTTTAGAGGTATCTTCTCCTGGACTAGATAGACCTTTAAAAAAGGATAAAGATTTAGAAAAAAGCATTGGTAAAGATATAGAAATAAGCTTATATAAACAAGTGGATGGAAAGAAAAAATACATAGGTAGACTTACAAAATTCGATGAAAAAAGTATACTTATAAGTGATGAAAAAGAAAATATTATAGAGATAGATAGAGAGATTATCTCTAAGATTAATTTAGCAATTAAATTTTAA
- the rnpM gene encoding RNase P modulator RnpM: MKVKKIPLRKCIGCSEGKPKRELIRIVKNKDGHIFVDLTGKANGRGAYICKNVECLEKAQKTKRLNKALEVEIPDKVYEDLLKEIR, translated from the coding sequence ATGAAGGTAAAAAAAATACCTCTTAGAAAATGCATAGGTTGTTCAGAGGGAAAACCTAAACGTGAGCTTATAAGGATAGTAAAAAATAAAGATGGTCATATCTTTGTTGACTTAACTGGAAAAGCAAACGGAAGAGGAGCCTACATTTGTAAAAACGTTGAATGTTTAGAAAAGGCACAAAAAACTAAAAGGCTTAATAAGGCTTTAGAGGTTGAAATTCCTGACAAGGTATATGAAGACTTGTTGAAGGAGATTAGATAG
- the nusA gene encoding transcription termination factor NusA, which produces MKAEFIEALEEIEKEKGICKEIIFDALEAALISGYKKNFGSSQNVEVKIDKLSGEVRVYAKKNIVPTVEDELLEISLDDAKEIDANYNIDDIVNVEITPKNFGRIAAQTAKQVVMQKIKEAEREIVFDEFTNRENEIITGLVQRVSKNNVFVNLGKTEGILAPSEQIQGEVYNQGDRIKAYILEVKKTTKGPQILLSRTHPGLVKRLFELEVPEIQEGIVDIYSIAREAGSRTKIAVYSNDENVDPVGACVGFKGARVKAIVDELKGEKIDIINWSKDMGEFLSNSLSPAKVIKVDVDEKGKSALVVVPDYQLSLAIGKEGQNARLAAKLTGWKIDIKSESQIDN; this is translated from the coding sequence ATGAAAGCCGAATTTATTGAGGCTCTTGAAGAAATAGAAAAAGAGAAAGGTATTTGCAAAGAGATAATATTTGATGCATTAGAAGCGGCACTTATTTCTGGTTATAAAAAGAACTTTGGTTCTTCACAAAATGTTGAGGTCAAAATAGATAAATTAAGTGGAGAAGTAAGGGTCTATGCTAAGAAAAATATAGTTCCTACTGTAGAGGATGAACTATTGGAGATTAGCTTAGATGATGCAAAAGAGATAGATGCAAACTATAATATTGATGATATAGTCAATGTAGAGATTACACCTAAAAATTTTGGAAGAATTGCTGCTCAAACAGCTAAGCAAGTGGTAATGCAAAAAATAAAAGAAGCTGAGAGAGAAATAGTTTTTGATGAATTTACAAATAGAGAAAATGAAATTATTACTGGTCTAGTGCAAAGAGTAAGTAAAAACAATGTTTTTGTAAACCTTGGTAAGACAGAAGGCATATTGGCACCAAGTGAACAAATTCAAGGGGAAGTATACAACCAAGGTGATAGAATAAAAGCATATATTTTAGAAGTTAAAAAGACTACCAAAGGTCCACAAATATTATTATCAAGAACTCATCCTGGTCTTGTTAAAAGACTATTTGAGCTAGAAGTTCCTGAAATACAAGAAGGAATTGTGGACATTTATAGTATAGCTAGAGAAGCAGGTTCTAGAACTAAAATAGCTGTTTATTCAAATGATGAAAATGTTGATCCTGTTGGTGCCTGTGTCGGATTTAAAGGTGCTAGGGTAAAAGCTATAGTAGATGAACTTAAGGGAGAAAAAATAGACATAATAAATTGGAGTAAAGACATGGGAGAATTTCTTTCAAACAGCTTAAGCCCAGCTAAGGTAATAAAAGTAGATGTAGATGAAAAGGGAAAATCAGCATTAGTAGTTGTGCCGGATTATCAATTATCGTTAGCAATAGGTAAAGAAGGTCAAAACGCTAGGCTAGCTGCAAAATTAACTGGTTGGAAGATAGACATAAAAAGCGAAAGCCAGATAGACAATTAA
- the rbfA gene encoding 30S ribosome-binding factor RbfA — MSLKRIGRISEEIKRIVSNVIMTELKDPRISSMTSVTLVEVTRDLRYAKIYISVLGNESEISDTIKGLESSKGFIRKEIGKNLNLRYTPEPMFYLDKSIEHGFQISKILNEIKSDEKKGKDGDE; from the coding sequence ATGAGCTTAAAAAGAATAGGTAGAATTTCTGAAGAAATAAAAAGAATAGTTAGTAATGTAATAATGACTGAGCTAAAAGATCCTAGAATTTCCTCTATGACAAGCGTTACCTTAGTAGAAGTAACAAGAGACTTAAGATATGCAAAAATATATATCAGCGTACTAGGCAACGAAAGTGAAATTAGTGACACTATTAAAGGTCTTGAAAGCAGCAAAGGATTTATAAGAAAAGAAATAGGTAAAAATCTTAATTTAAGATATACACCTGAACCCATGTTTTATTTAGATAAATCTATAGAACACGGGTTTCAAATATCTAAGATTTTAAACGAGATAAAAAGTGATGAGAAGAAGGGGAAAGATGGGGATGAATAA
- a CDS encoding PolC-type DNA polymerase III: MTLHKNKTLKDFIRDIGVNNEDEFLTNIIIKRVLINTKSRTLNLFLKSNNIVPNEIISKIKQILLGKFEGLEDVICSIDYKDIIDNDENSLINTYMDNILELIKQAIPSSLGWLDTITWSFKDKVLDISVGSELGLVALHNKIMDKQIEGLIKKELHIDIRVKFNYIESNHLSEEEHYKIKEFEENKMLEDLNLEQESNEKTINTNKNKTTNKKGNGNIIYGNKIDKDIVKISSINIDSGSVTIEGEIFDIECREIKGDRKIYTFNITDLSSSITVKVFANKKAQESLEPNLKDKLYVRASGDVIYDNYIKQTILNLKSLELAEKKERFDDSHEKRVELHCHSKMSAMDGVSSFIDIAKKASEWGHKALAITDHGIVQAYPEGMDAAKKFGIKVLYGVEGYLVNDTKPIVINHKSQNLDTEFTVFDIETTGLSSKNDKITEIGAVKIFNGQIIDTFSQLVNPNVKIPDRIVELTGITDELVRDKPTIDEVMPKFLDFIGDSVLVAHNASFDIGFIRENCNLLRLKFDYTYLDTLQLSRELFPELKSHRLNILAKHLHIKLENHHRAVDDSEATAKIFTNLIQMLKEKEVSKLEEINYIFEGNKNIKSNNTFHIIIFAKNQTGLRNLYKIISESHLDYFHRTPRIPKSLLIKYRKDLVIGTACEAGELYRAILSNSSKDEIEEIVKFYDFLEIQPISNNMFLVDNQSVRDVEELKSINKNIVKLGEVFDKPVVATGDVHFLEPHEEIYRRILLTGQGFSDADKPLPLYFRTTNEMLEEFNYLGEEKAKEVVIYNTNLISDMIEEITPIPDGTYPPIIEGSEDELRTMNYKKAKEIYGDPLPEIVQARLDRELNSIISNGYAVMYIIAQKLVSKSLSDGYLVGSRGSVGSSFVATMSDITEVNPLPPHYVCTNCKNSEFILDGSISSGVDLPDKTCPKCGTKYKKDGQDIPFEVFLGFEGDKEPDIDLNFAGEYQSIAHQYTEELFGKGYVFRAGTIGTIAEKTAYGFVKKYFEEKNIPINNAEINRLVKGCTGIKRTSGQHPGGIMVVPNYKEIYDFTPIQYPADDSKSGVITTHFDYNSISGRILKLDILGHDVPSIIKMLEDITGVNAQSISLDDETTLKLFTSTEPLGVTKEEINSEVGTLGIPEFGTKFVRQMLIDTQPTTFGELVRISGLSHGTDVWINNAQDLVRNGIARLSEVISTRDDIMLYLIYNGLDKKRSFKIMEGVRKGRGLTKEDEDYMRENNIPDWYIQSCNTIKYMFPKAHAVAYVMMSFRIAYFKVHYPKAFYATYFTTKALDFDAELVLKGKEVVEKKIEELEDMGNNKTAKEKNLLTVLEVVLEMYARGFEFERVDLYKSDSDKFLIGEKGLIPPLKSLQGVGENAARNIAEERVKRDFLSLEDLSSRCKVTKTVIEALEVHGCLKGMPESNQLSLFNI, translated from the coding sequence ATGACCTTACATAAGAATAAAACTCTTAAGGACTTTATTAGAGATATAGGTGTTAATAATGAAGATGAATTCTTGACCAACATAATTATAAAAAGGGTTTTAATAAACACTAAGAGCAGAACCTTAAATCTCTTTTTAAAGTCAAACAATATAGTACCAAATGAAATAATAAGTAAAATTAAACAAATCTTATTAGGAAAATTTGAAGGACTAGAAGATGTAATTTGTTCCATAGATTATAAAGACATTATTGATAATGATGAAAATTCTTTAATTAATACGTACATGGATAACATACTGGAATTAATTAAACAAGCCATACCTTCGAGCTTAGGGTGGCTAGATACAATTACTTGGAGCTTCAAGGACAAAGTATTAGATATTTCTGTTGGAAGCGAACTAGGCCTAGTAGCTTTACATAATAAAATTATGGACAAACAAATTGAAGGTTTAATAAAGAAAGAGCTCCATATAGACATTAGAGTTAAATTCAATTATATTGAAAGTAATCATTTATCTGAAGAAGAACATTATAAGATTAAAGAATTTGAAGAAAACAAAATGCTTGAGGATTTAAATTTAGAGCAAGAATCCAATGAAAAGACAATTAATACAAATAAAAATAAAACTACAAATAAAAAAGGAAACGGAAACATAATTTATGGTAATAAAATTGATAAGGATATAGTGAAAATTTCATCTATTAATATAGATTCTGGAAGTGTAACTATAGAGGGAGAAATATTCGATATAGAATGTAGGGAAATAAAGGGAGATAGAAAGATATATACCTTTAATATTACTGATTTATCTAGCTCTATTACTGTAAAAGTCTTTGCAAATAAAAAGGCTCAAGAAAGTTTAGAACCTAATTTGAAAGATAAATTATATGTAAGAGCTTCTGGAGATGTTATATATGATAATTATATAAAGCAAACAATACTTAATTTAAAGTCTTTAGAGCTAGCTGAAAAGAAAGAAAGATTCGATGACAGCCATGAAAAAAGAGTTGAGCTACATTGTCACTCAAAAATGAGTGCTATGGACGGAGTATCTAGCTTTATTGATATAGCAAAAAAGGCTTCAGAATGGGGACATAAAGCTTTAGCTATTACTGATCATGGTATTGTCCAAGCTTATCCTGAAGGTATGGATGCAGCAAAAAAATTTGGAATAAAGGTACTGTATGGAGTAGAGGGGTATTTAGTTAATGATACTAAGCCCATAGTAATCAATCATAAGTCTCAAAACTTAGATACTGAATTTACTGTTTTTGATATTGAAACTACTGGACTTTCAAGTAAAAATGATAAAATCACTGAAATTGGAGCAGTCAAAATATTTAATGGACAAATTATTGATACCTTTAGTCAGCTAGTAAATCCCAATGTAAAAATACCAGATAGAATAGTTGAGTTGACAGGTATAACTGATGAACTTGTAAGGGATAAACCTACCATTGACGAAGTCATGCCAAAATTTCTTGATTTTATAGGTGATAGCGTATTAGTAGCTCATAATGCTTCCTTTGACATTGGATTTATTAGAGAAAACTGTAATCTTTTAAGATTAAAATTTGATTATACTTACTTAGATACTTTACAGCTTTCACGGGAGTTATTTCCAGAGCTAAAAAGTCATAGATTAAACATCCTTGCTAAACACTTGCATATTAAGCTTGAAAATCATCATAGAGCTGTTGATGATTCGGAAGCAACGGCAAAAATATTTACCAATTTAATCCAAATGCTAAAAGAAAAAGAAGTTTCAAAATTAGAAGAAATAAATTATATATTTGAAGGAAATAAAAATATTAAATCTAATAATACCTTCCATATAATAATATTTGCAAAAAACCAAACTGGCCTTAGAAACTTATATAAAATAATATCAGAGTCTCATTTAGATTATTTTCATAGAACACCTAGAATACCAAAATCGTTATTAATCAAATATAGAAAAGACCTAGTAATAGGAACTGCTTGTGAAGCAGGAGAATTGTATAGGGCTATTTTGTCTAACAGCTCAAAAGATGAGATTGAAGAAATAGTAAAGTTTTATGATTTTCTAGAAATTCAACCTATTTCAAACAATATGTTTTTAGTAGATAACCAATCTGTAAGAGATGTGGAAGAGCTAAAATCCATAAATAAAAATATAGTTAAGTTAGGCGAAGTATTTGACAAACCTGTTGTGGCTACAGGAGATGTTCATTTTTTAGAACCGCATGAGGAAATATATAGACGAATACTTTTAACTGGTCAAGGTTTTTCTGATGCAGATAAACCATTGCCATTATACTTTAGAACGACAAATGAAATGTTAGAGGAATTCAATTATTTAGGAGAAGAAAAAGCTAAAGAAGTTGTTATATACAACACAAATCTAATATCAGACATGATAGAGGAAATAACTCCTATTCCTGATGGAACTTATCCTCCAATTATTGAAGGCTCAGAAGATGAGCTTAGAACTATGAATTATAAAAAGGCAAAAGAAATTTATGGGGACCCTTTACCAGAAATAGTACAGGCAAGGTTAGATAGGGAGCTAAACTCTATAATTTCAAATGGATATGCTGTAATGTACATTATAGCTCAAAAGCTAGTTTCTAAATCATTAAGTGATGGTTATCTTGTAGGCTCTAGAGGTTCAGTTGGGTCATCATTTGTAGCAACAATGAGTGATATAACAGAGGTAAATCCTTTGCCTCCACATTATGTGTGTACAAATTGTAAAAATAGTGAATTTATATTAGATGGCTCCATAAGCTCAGGAGTGGACCTTCCTGACAAGACTTGTCCAAAATGTGGGACTAAATATAAAAAGGATGGACAAGATATACCATTTGAAGTTTTTTTAGGTTTTGAAGGAGATAAGGAGCCTGATATTGACCTTAACTTTGCTGGAGAATATCAATCTATAGCTCATCAATATACAGAAGAATTGTTTGGAAAGGGATATGTTTTTAGGGCTGGTACAATAGGTACTATTGCAGAGAAAACAGCTTATGGTTTTGTAAAAAAATATTTTGAAGAGAAAAATATTCCTATTAATAATGCTGAAATTAATCGCTTAGTTAAGGGATGTACTGGTATCAAAAGGACATCAGGTCAGCATCCGGGAGGGATAATGGTTGTACCAAATTACAAAGAGATATATGATTTTACTCCTATCCAGTATCCAGCAGATGATAGTAAGTCTGGTGTAATCACTACCCATTTTGACTATAATTCCATTAGTGGTAGAATTCTTAAGCTTGACATACTTGGACATGATGTGCCCAGTATAATTAAAATGCTAGAGGATATAACTGGTGTTAACGCTCAGAGTATTTCTTTAGACGATGAAACTACTTTAAAACTATTTACTAGTACAGAACCTTTGGGTGTTACTAAAGAAGAAATTAATTCAGAAGTTGGCACTCTTGGAATCCCAGAATTTGGGACAAAATTCGTTCGTCAGATGCTCATAGATACACAGCCTACAACTTTTGGAGAACTCGTAAGAATAAGTGGACTATCACATGGTACAGATGTTTGGATAAATAATGCTCAAGATTTAGTTAGAAATGGTATTGCAAGGTTAAGTGAGGTTATATCTACCAGAGATGACATTATGCTATATTTAATATACAATGGTCTAGATAAGAAAAGATCTTTTAAGATAATGGAGGGAGTAAGAAAAGGTAGAGGCTTAACTAAAGAAGATGAAGATTATATGAGAGAAAACAATATTCCTGATTGGTACATTCAATCATGTAATACTATTAAATATATGTTTCCAAAAGCTCATGCTGTAGCTTATGTTATGATGTCTTTTAGAATAGCATATTTTAAAGTTCATTATCCAAAGGCTTTTTATGCTACTTATTTTACTACTAAGGCATTGGATTTTGATGCGGAACTTGTTTTAAAAGGTAAAGAAGTAGTAGAAAAAAAGATTGAAGAACTTGAAGACATGGGAAACAATAAAACTGCAAAAGAAAAAAACTTATTGACTGTATTAGAAGTAGTATTAGAAATGTATGCTAGAGGCTTTGAATTTGAAAGAGTTGATTTATATAAATCCGACAGTGATAAGTTTTTGATTGGAGAAAAGGGCTTAATTCCACCTCTTAAATCACTTCAAGGAGTTGGAGAGAATGCTGCAAGAAATATTGCGGAAGAAAGAGTGAAAAGAGACTTTTTATCATTAGAAGATTTATCTAGTAGATGCAAAGTTACGAAAACTGTTATAGAGGCATTAGAAGTTCATGGCTGTTTAAAGGGCATGCCTGAAAGTAACCAACTATCTTTATTTAATATTTGA
- a CDS encoding DHH family phosphoesterase, whose amino-acid sequence MNNYSELLLKAISVIENYDNICITSHVNPDGDSIGSVLALGLVIKKKFNKHITMLVPDKVPNNLTFLPGIDLIETDLIGQKVDLFIALDCGDENRLGVEKSLLESVSVVINIDHHITNTDFGHINIVNPKASSTGEIVYDLINHMNVELDKDIATCIYTAISSDTGSFKYDNTTSKTHMIASKLLDARIDTNIINTNLYQSRSIEKTNLLVASLNTLEFFNNKKIGLAMITKKMLEESNATSEETDFVVNFIRDIDIVEVACILKEIDNNTIKISFRSKKHVDVSQIAKSFNGGGHAKASGCTIYMNIEEGKQLVLEEIVKAFR is encoded by the coding sequence ATGAATAATTACAGTGAATTGCTTCTAAAAGCCATCTCTGTAATTGAGAATTATGATAATATATGCATCACTTCTCATGTGAATCCAGACGGAGACAGTATAGGTTCTGTTTTGGCTTTAGGGTTAGTGATTAAAAAAAAGTTCAATAAGCATATTACAATGCTTGTACCCGATAAAGTGCCTAACAACTTAACGTTTTTACCTGGAATTGATTTAATTGAAACAGATTTAATTGGACAAAAAGTGGATTTGTTTATTGCTTTAGATTGCGGGGATGAAAACAGACTTGGGGTTGAAAAGAGCCTACTTGAATCTGTAAGCGTGGTAATCAATATTGATCATCATATAACAAATACTGATTTTGGTCATATAAATATTGTCAATCCAAAGGCTAGCTCAACTGGGGAAATAGTTTATGACCTAATTAATCATATGAATGTGGAATTAGATAAAGATATAGCAACATGTATCTATACTGCAATCTCTAGTGATACAGGGAGCTTTAAATACGACAACACTACATCTAAAACTCATATGATAGCTTCTAAGCTGCTTGATGCTCGTATAGATACTAACATTATCAATACTAATCTTTACCAATCTAGAAGTATAGAAAAAACGAATTTGCTAGTAGCTAGCCTTAATACATTAGAGTTTTTCAATAATAAAAAGATTGGCTTGGCAATGATTACAAAAAAAATGCTAGAAGAATCTAATGCTACATCTGAAGAAACAGACTTTGTTGTAAACTTCATAAGAGATATTGACATTGTAGAAGTAGCGTGTATTTTAAAAGAAATAGATAATAATACAATAAAGATAAGCTTTAGGTCAAAAAAGCATGTAGATGTATCTCAAATTGCAAAATCATTTAATGGTGGAGGACATGCAAAAGCATCAGGCTGCACAATATATATGAATATCGAAGAGGGAAAGCAGCTAGTTTTAGAAGAAATAGTGAAGGCATTTAGGTGA
- the infB gene encoding translation initiation factor IF-2, with protein MTKVRVYELAKELGISNKELVNKLNELDIKVGNHMSSIEAEEAELVKEFISSEEEEKDNLHEESSDINKKKKSSNTKPKKANDADKKANTSKKNYQPEKKSGEESNVNINVNIIEVGNKIQVKDLAEKINISPNKLISKLINFGVMAGINQEIDFDTASIIASEFNYELRLDKKTDEEESKDKSYDSLDFEDPEESLQLRPPVVTVMGHVDHGKTSLLDAIRETNVTQKEAGGITQHIGASAVTINNKKVVLLDTPGHEAFTSMRARGAQITDIAIVVVAADDGVMPQTIEAINHAKAANIPIIVAINKVDKSEANPDRVKQELTEHGLVPEDWGGDTIFVPVSALKRMGIDELLEMILLVAEMQELKANPNRKAMGTIIEAKLDKGRGPVATVLVQKGSLSIGDAVVAGAAYGRVRAMLDDRGKRVKKVGPSTPVEILGLSEVPEAGEHLYVVEDDKKAREVATRRKEVIRNEQLKVNQKVSLEDLFERIKQGEVKDLNIIIKADVKGSIEAVKQSLEKLSTDEVKVNPIHGGVGAITESDIMLASASNAIVIGFNVRPTNTAMEIANKENVDVRTYRVIYTAIEDIEAAIKGMLTPEYKEVVLGRAEIRATFKVPNVGVVAGVYVQQGKILRNAKIRLLRDNIVIHEGSISSLKRFKDDVRELLSGYEGGLGIDGYNDVKESDVIEAYTFEEIQK; from the coding sequence TTGACTAAAGTAAGAGTATATGAGTTAGCTAAAGAGTTAGGAATATCAAATAAAGAATTAGTAAATAAATTAAACGAACTAGATATTAAGGTAGGAAATCATATGAGTTCAATAGAGGCAGAGGAAGCAGAATTGGTTAAAGAATTTATTTCAAGTGAGGAAGAAGAGAAAGACAATTTACATGAGGAATCTTCTGATATAAATAAGAAAAAGAAAAGTAGTAATACTAAGCCTAAAAAAGCTAACGATGCTGATAAAAAAGCGAATACTAGTAAAAAAAATTATCAACCTGAAAAAAAATCAGGTGAGGAGAGCAATGTTAATATTAATGTTAATATTATTGAAGTAGGAAATAAGATTCAAGTTAAAGATTTAGCCGAAAAAATTAATATTTCACCTAATAAATTGATTTCTAAGTTGATTAATTTTGGAGTAATGGCAGGAATTAACCAAGAAATTGATTTTGATACTGCAAGTATAATTGCTTCAGAATTTAATTATGAGTTAAGGTTAGACAAAAAAACAGACGAGGAAGAAAGTAAGGACAAATCATATGATAGTTTAGACTTTGAAGATCCAGAAGAAAGCTTACAATTAAGGCCACCTGTAGTTACTGTCATGGGCCACGTAGATCATGGTAAAACTTCTCTTTTAGATGCTATAAGAGAAACTAATGTTACACAGAAAGAGGCAGGAGGCATTACTCAGCATATTGGAGCTTCAGCTGTAACAATTAATAACAAAAAGGTTGTTTTATTAGACACACCTGGCCATGAGGCCTTTACTTCCATGAGAGCTAGAGGGGCACAAATAACAGATATTGCAATAGTTGTGGTTGCAGCTGATGATGGTGTAATGCCTCAAACTATTGAAGCCATTAACCATGCTAAAGCTGCAAATATTCCAATAATAGTGGCTATTAATAAAGTTGACAAGTCTGAAGCCAATCCAGATAGGGTAAAGCAAGAGCTAACAGAACACGGTCTTGTGCCAGAGGACTGGGGCGGAGATACAATTTTTGTACCTGTATCAGCTCTTAAGAGAATGGGAATTGATGAATTATTGGAAATGATTCTTTTAGTTGCAGAAATGCAAGAACTAAAAGCCAATCCAAATAGAAAAGCAATGGGAACAATAATAGAAGCTAAGTTAGATAAAGGCAGAGGACCAGTAGCCACTGTCCTAGTTCAGAAGGGTAGTCTTTCCATAGGAGATGCTGTAGTAGCTGGAGCAGCATATGGTAGGGTAAGAGCTATGCTTGATGATAGAGGAAAGAGAGTAAAAAAAGTGGGCCCTTCAACTCCAGTAGAAATATTGGGATTGTCTGAAGTTCCAGAGGCAGGAGAGCATTTATATGTAGTTGAAGATGATAAAAAAGCAAGAGAAGTAGCTACGCGTAGAAAAGAAGTAATTAGAAATGAGCAATTAAAAGTAAACCAGAAAGTTTCTCTAGAGGATTTATTTGAAAGAATAAAACAAGGAGAAGTTAAAGACTTAAACATAATTATTAAAGCTGATGTAAAAGGTTCTATTGAGGCAGTTAAACAGTCTTTAGAAAAATTAAGCACTGATGAAGTTAAGGTAAATCCAATTCATGGAGGAGTAGGTGCAATAACTGAAAGTGACATAATGCTTGCATCTGCATCAAATGCTATAGTTATTGGATTTAATGTAAGACCTACAAATACTGCAATGGAAATTGCAAACAAAGAAAATGTTGATGTTAGAACATATAGAGTTATTTATACTGCAATTGAAGATATTGAAGCTGCTATAAAGGGTATGCTAACCCCTGAATATAAAGAAGTAGTTCTTGGAAGAGCAGAGATTAGAGCTACTTTTAAAGTCCCAAATGTAGGTGTTGTTGCTGGAGTATATGTACAGCAAGGAAAAATATTAAGAAATGCAAAGATTAGACTTCTAAGAGACAATATTGTAATACATGAAGGCTCTATTTCCTCTCTTAAGAGATTTAAGGATGATGTAAGAGAATTATTGAGTGGATATGAAGGCGGATTAGGCATTGATGGATACAATGATGTAAAAGAAAGTGATGTAATAGAAGCATATACCTTTGAAGAAATACAAAAATAG
- a CDS encoding L7Ae/L30e/S12e/Gadd45 family ribosomal protein encodes MKKLLSMLGIGRKAGLIVSGEMGCIHSLKDDSSKLLIIALDASDNTKNKFKALCNNKNITYVEIGSKAELGLAIGKGITSVISINDEAFSKALYKIIDEIITCK; translated from the coding sequence ATGAAAAAGCTTTTATCAATGCTCGGCATAGGACGAAAGGCTGGGCTAATAGTATCAGGTGAGATGGGTTGTATTCATTCGTTAAAAGATGATAGTTCTAAGTTATTAATCATAGCTTTAGATGCTTCAGATAATACTAAAAACAAGTTTAAAGCTTTATGCAATAATAAAAATATTACTTACGTTGAAATAGGTTCAAAAGCAGAGCTTGGTTTAGCTATTGGGAAAGGAATTACATCGGTTATATCCATAAACGATGAAGCATTTTCAAAAGCTTTATATAAAATAATTGATGAGATTATCACCTGTAAATAA
- the truB gene encoding tRNA pseudouridine(55) synthase TruB, producing the protein MNGIINVLKPPGMTSHDVVNFIRKTINIKRVGHTGTLDPNAAGVLPICIGKATRVVQYFDDFNKVYRAELTLGYETDTQDKYGEVINKLETYNVTYQDIERVFNKFKGKIKQIPPMYSAIKYNGKKLYELAREGKTIERQPREIIIHDLKILKNYDNKRIMFDANCSKGTYIRTLCNDLGREIGALGCMTFLLRKEVGDFKIEDSYTLEEIKEYANAQRLADIVLPIDSALKHYSHIEVDKGYFQILKNGGKIKLDNNHIKSFSNNNKKSTRVYCNEKFIGIGLIEKDNIYTILKMDKVFL; encoded by the coding sequence ATGAATGGGATTATTAATGTTTTAAAGCCGCCTGGAATGACATCTCATGATGTAGTAAATTTTATTAGAAAGACAATTAATATTAAAAGAGTAGGGCACACCGGCACCTTAGATCCTAATGCCGCTGGTGTGCTACCTATTTGTATAGGTAAGGCTACAAGGGTCGTTCAATATTTTGATGATTTTAATAAGGTGTATAGAGCAGAGCTAACACTTGGATATGAAACGGACACTCAGGATAAATATGGAGAGGTTATTAATAAATTAGAGACTTATAACGTAACCTATCAGGATATTGAAAGGGTATTTAACAAGTTTAAAGGGAAAATTAAACAAATACCTCCTATGTATTCTGCAATAAAATACAATGGTAAAAAGCTATATGAACTGGCACGAGAAGGGAAAACCATTGAAAGGCAGCCAAGAGAAATAATTATACATGATTTAAAAATATTGAAAAACTATGATAACAAAAGAATAATGTTTGATGCTAATTGTTCTAAGGGTACATATATTAGGACTTTATGCAATGACCTAGGCAGAGAGATAGGAGCTTTAGGTTGCATGACATTTTTGTTAAGAAAAGAAGTTGGAGACTTTAAGATTGAGGACTCATATACTCTTGAAGAAATAAAAGAGTATGCAAATGCTCAAAGGCTAGCAGACATTGTTTTGCCTATAGATAGTGCCCTTAAGCATTATAGCCACATTGAAGTAGATAAAGGCTATTTTCAAATATTGAAAAATGGTGGAAAAATAAAGCTTGATAACAACCATATTAAAAGCTTTAGCAATAATAATAAAAAATCAACTAGAGTATATTGCAATGAAAAATTTATAGGAATAGGCTTAATTGAAAAAGATAATATATATACAATATTAAAAATGGACAAAGTTTTTTTGTAA